A genomic stretch from Setaria italica strain Yugu1 chromosome VII, Setaria_italica_v2.0, whole genome shotgun sequence includes:
- the LOC101773320 gene encoding uncharacterized protein LOC101773320 → MGQAWGSLHDKLQGRRWKERQVRKITDKVFDRLTEDAQKREKEALTFEEVYIAVLCVYNDINKYLPGPHHDPPSKEKLKAMMDEYDVNLDGLLDREEFAEFIRKLTADSLCSISLKLAITLVAAPALAMATKRATEGVPGVGKVVRKVPNALYASAITLGVVLVQKSTEGVE, encoded by the exons ATGGGGCAAGCCTGGGGTTCCCTCCACGATAAACTCCAAG GGCGGCGGTGGAAGGAGCGGCAGGTGCGGAAGATCACCGACAAGGTGTTCGACCGCCTGACGGAGGACGCCCAGAAGCGCGAGAAGGAGGCACTCACCTTCGAGGAGGTCTACATCGCCGTCCTCTGCGTCTACAA TGATATCAACAAGTACTTGCCGGGGCCGCACCACGATCCCCCGTCCAAGGAGAAGCTCAAGGCCATGATGGAT GAGTACGACGTCAACCTGGACGGGCTGCTGGACCGCGAGGAGTTTGCGGAGTTCATCCGGAAGCTGACGGCGGACTCGCTGTGCTCCATCAGCCTGAAGCTCGCGATCACGCTGGTGGCCGCGCCCGCGCTTGCGATGGCGACCAAGCGGGCGACGGAGGGCGTCCCCGGCGTGGGCAAGGTGGTGCGCAAGGTGCCCAACGCGCTCTACGCCTCCGCCATCACCCTCGGCGTCGTGCTGGTGCAGAAATCCACCGAGGGCGTCGAGTGA
- the LOC101754956 gene encoding protein STRICTOSIDINE SYNTHASE-LIKE 10: MAIRAKLPLALAISCLAVLQLLLPCAARPVRETGTIDGSRSQHLKLRGSFLRGPESVAFDGAGAGPYSGVSDGRVLKWNGHARGWSTYAYSPGYNAKACTASRVRPAEVTESMCGRPLGLRFHYGSGDLYIADAYKGLMRVGPGGGEATVVATMVDGKPLRFTNGVDVDQVTGEVYFTDSSMKYSRSQHERVTATGDSTGRLMKYDPKTDHVTVLQSGITYPNGLAISADRTHLVVALTGPCKLMRYWITGPKVGTSETLADLPGYPDNVRPDGRGGFWVALHREKMELPFGPDRHLLAVRIDADGKVLQVMRGPKNVRPTEVVERKGGKLYMGSVELPYVAVVSA; encoded by the coding sequence ATGGCGATCAGGGCGAAGCTTCCCCTGGCGCTCGCCATCTCGTGCCTCGCCGTCCTGCAGCTGCTCCTGCCGTGCGCGGCGCGCCCCGTTCGCGAAACGGGCACCATCGACGGCAGCCGGAGCCAGCACCTCAAGCTGCGCGGATCGTTCCTGCGCGGCCCGGAGAGCGTCGCcttcgacggcgccggcgccggcccttACAGCGGCGTCTCCGACGGCCGCGTCCTGAAGTGGAACGGGCACGCACGCGGGTGGTCGACCTACGCCTACAGCCCGGGGTACAACGCCAAGGCCTGCACCGCGTCCAGGGTCCGCCCGGCGGAAGTCACGGAGAGCATGTGCGGCCGCCCGTTGGGCCTGCGCTTCCACTACGGGTCTGGAGACCTCTACATCGCCGACGCGTACAAGGGGCTGATGCGCGTtggacccggcggcggcgaggcgacggTGGTGGCCACGATGGTCGACGGCAAGCCGCTCCGCTTCACCAACGGCGTTGATGTCGACCAAGTCACCGGAGAGGTGTATTTTACGGATAGTAGCATGAAGTACTCACGGTCGCAGCACGAGAGGGTGACGGCGACCGGGGACTCGACTGGCCGCCTGATGAAGTACGATCCGAAAACGGATCATGTCACCGTGTTGCAATCCGGCATCACTTACCCCAATGGCCTTGCCATCAGTGCTGATCGGACGCACCTCGTGGTCGCGCTAACCGGACCGTGCAAGTTGATGAGGTACTGGATCACCGGCCCCAAGGTTGGCACATCGGAGACGCTTGCCGATCTACCGGGTTACCCTGATAATGTGAGGCCTGACGGAAGAGGTGGTTTTTGGGTGGCGCTGCACCGAGAGAAGATGGAGCTGCCATTTGGTCCTGATCGCCACCTACTTGCAGTAAGGATTGACGCTGACGGGAAGGTGCTTCAGGTGATGAGAGGACCAAAGAACGTGAGACCAACAGAGGTGGTGGAGAGGAAAGGTGGCAAGCTATATATGGGTTCGGTGGAATTACCTTATGTCGCTGTTGTTAGTGCTTAG
- the LOC101754159 gene encoding serine/arginine repetitive matrix protein 1, whose translation MEAPEETGMEQVMSDLQALKRLYGLLHRGPADENLDETSRDLLMKMLDDATQQTLLKQAKMLSGSLMSPVLERKLSIRSDRRTRDAEPPLTLRPLVSPSPSPSIPPGERSSRLNQQYSTVSSRAGGHFDGHRQTAEEPLLARLASYRSSRTAVSALTPRHRPSGEQRNSGLSLYRLPVAATSQHGTVTGSNRHADRRDRTRQSSGRGDLSSLEGSSRRRSVSREVSLGRAWLQHGRGTGRHPGAESSSSTRRFGRLDSGLSLGMASRRGSERTGRGVAAMSRHGTVTGSNRHAGHRDRTRRTSGRGDQSSSLEGSSSRRRSVSREMSNSSSGAAVSYPSTSPTASLESSASASYSPPPVSRRGIAPPLSLHGFAPAPPVSLRGIAPPVYAPRVSRSMRRRRRQEILERRVGRLRMLKNKIDMVFHHRHDHHHHLGRGLEGPSSRLIPGEHHRKSPWRHLGEMFHRTKRQDKEITSRTVVGGAPAKRRGGGGNMHALFDAMRRHLRGKRRTPASVKMRGAANRSRVQAKKMHWWQRLRKRRGRKDVTAGIPRRRLGL comes from the exons ATGGAAGCGCCAGAAGAAACGGGGATGGAGCAAGTTATGTCTGATCTACAGGCGCTCAAGAGGCTATACGGTCTGCTTCACAGGGGTCCGGCAGATGAAAAT TTAGATGAGACATCCAGGGATCTACTGATGAAGATGCTAGATGATGCTACCCAGCAGACGCTCCTGAAGCAGGCAAAG ATGCTATCAGGTTCTCTGATGTCGCCTGTGCTGGAGAGGAAGCTCTCCATCCGATCAGATCGCCGGACACGCGACGCCGAGCCACCCCTAACCCTGAGGCCACTGGTGTCACCGTCACCCAGCCCCAGCATCCCACCCGGCGAGCGATCCAGCCGGCTTAACCAACAGTACTCAACAGTGTCAAGCCGAGCCGGCGGCCACTTCGACGGCCATCGCCAGACGGCGGAAGAGCCTCTCCTTGCCCGTCTCGCCTCCTACCGCTCGTCGAGAACTGCGGTATCTGCATTGACGCCGCGGCACCGTCCAAGCGGAGAGCAGCGGAATTCCGGCCTCAGCCTCTACCGTTTGCCCGTGGCTGCGACGTCGCAGCATGGCACGGTGACCGGAAGCAACCGGCACGCTGATCGCCGGGACAGAACGCGCCAGAGCTCCGGCCGTGGTGACCTTTCGTCGCTGGAGGGCAGCAGCCGCCGGCGCTCCGTGTCGCGGGAGGTGTCCCTGGGTCGGGCATGGCTGCAGCACGGCCGCGGCACGGGGCGGCACCCGGGAGCGGAGAGCTCCTCCTCGACGCGCCGTTTCGGGAGGCTGGATTCCGGATTGTCCTTGGGCATGGCGTCGCGCCGTGGCTCGGAGCGAACCGGACGCGGCGTGGCTGCGATGTCGCGGCATGGCACGGTGACCGGAAGCAATCGGCACGCTGGCCATCGGGACAGGACGCGTCGCACCTCCGGGCGTGGTGACCAGTCGTCGTCGCTggagggcagcagcagcaggcgccgcTCCGTGTCGCGGGAGAT GAGCAACAGCTCATCGGGCGCCGCCGTTTCGTATCCTTCCACGAGCCCTACAGCGTCACTGGAGTCGAGCGCTTCTGCTTCCTACTCACCGCCGCCGGTGTCGCGGCGAGGCATTGCGCCGCCGTTGTCGCTGCATGGCTTTGCACCCGCACCGCCGGTGTCGCTGCGTGGAATTGCGCCGCCTGTGTACGCACCTCGGGTGTCGAGATCCAtgaggaggcgccgccgccaggagaTCCTGGAGAGGCGGGTGGGGCGGCTGCGGATGCTCAAGAACAAGATCGACATGGTGTTCCACCATCgccacgaccaccaccaccacttggGACGCGGCCTGGAGGGCCCGTCTTCCAGGCTCATCCCCGGCGAACACCACCGCAAGTCGCCATGGAGGCATCTCGGGGAAATGTTCCACCGCACGAAACGCCAGGATAAGGAGATCACGAGCCGGACGGTGGTAGGCGGCGCACCGGCgaagaggcgcggcggcggcgggaacatGCACGCGTTGTTCGACGCCATGCGGCGGCACTTGCGGGGCAAGCGGAGAACTCCGGCAAGCGTGAAGATGCGGGGGGCGGCCAACCGGAGCCGGGTGCAGGCCAAGAAGATGCATTGGTGGCAGCGGCTGAGGAAACGGCGCGGCAGGAAAGATGTGACGGCGGGCATACCACGGCGCCGTTTAGGTCTTTAG
- the LOC101775885 gene encoding uncharacterized protein LOC101775885, whose protein sequence is MEVQPLHLLLAQPHHPRLPGLLPNHPTHYLPTSRLRLRVRLRRPKLLAAVPSRRPPGSQADAPGWEWAPNAAAALVLQLAVCSLLFFFPSRARAHAPPPPAAAAAAVEATQEEDDQEWEAALQKWKTKTYALSVPLRVVALRGSFPPSWIKDFVKAQGKRIKFSPELRANLDGIFSEMSQCMDKGQVKPKSAMAADIVSIGDSWLGYAIRKGLLEPVKNAEEQDWFRSLSDRWKVHLCRNQNGEADPNGSVWGVPYRWGTMVIAYKKNKFKRHNLKPIQDWEDLWRPELAGKIAMVDSPREVIGAVLKHLGSSYNTVDMETDVSGGREAVLKSFTQLQKQVQLFDSMNYLKSFSVGDVWVAVGWSSDVIPAAKRMSNVAVVVPKSGSSLWADLWVVPCASRFQTDQIGGRTRGPSPLIHQWFDFCLQSARSLPFRQDIIPGASPLYLENPVPEVPQDKNKRKPKLDTNIVRGVPPPEILEKCEFLEPLSGKALEDYQWLVSRMQRPRLGLFGNALQKISSVLDLKSRL, encoded by the exons ATGGAGGTGCAGCcgctccatctcctcctcgcCCAGCCCCACCACCCTCGCCTCCCCGGTCTCCTCCCCAACCACCCTACCCACTACCTGCCCACCTCCCGCCTCCGACTCCGCGTCCGCCTTCGCAGGCCGAAGCTGCTCGCCGCGGTGCCTTCGCGGCGTCCGCCCGGCAGCCAGGCCGACGCGCCCGGCTGGGAGTGGGCGCcgaacgccgcggcggcgctggtgctcCAGCTGGCCGTGTGCTCGCTCCTGTTCTTCTTCCCCTCCCGCGCCCGAGCTCACGCGCCCCCGccccccgcagccgccgccgcggccgttgAGGCGACGCaggaggaggatgaccaggAGTGGGAGGCCGCGCTGCAGAAGTGGAAGACCAAGACCTACGCGCTCTCGGTGCCCCTCCGGGTCGTCGCGCTCCGCGGCTCCTTCCCTCCCTCGTGGATTAAG GATTTCGTTAAGGCCCAGGGCAAGAGGATCAAATTCAGCCCCGAGCTCCGTGCTAATCTTGATGGGATATTCTCTGAGATGTCACAATGTATGGACAAGGGTCAAGTTAAGCCAAAATCTGCAATGGCAGCTGATATTGTGTCGATTGGGGACTCTTGGCTTGGTTATGCCATACGCAAGGGATTGTTAGAACCTGTCAAGAATGCTGAAGAACAGGATTGGTTTCGCAGCCTGAGTGACAGATGGAAG GTTCATTTGTGCAGGAACCAGAATGGAGAGGCAGATCCTAATGGCTCAGTATGGGGAGTTCCATACCGATGGGGTACCATGGTCATCGCGTACAAGAAAAACAAGTTCAAAAGGCATAATTTGAAACCAATACAG GATTGGGAGGATTTGTGGAGGCCTGAACTTGCTGGGAAGATTGCAATGGTTGATTCTCCTAGAGAGGTCATTGGTGCAGTTCTGAAGCATCTGGGTTCATCATACAACACAGTTGACATGGAAACAGATGTCAGTGGTGGTAGAGAAGCAGTCTTGAAAAGCTTTACGCAACTACAAAAGCAG GTCCAACTATTCGACAGTATGAACTACCTGAAGTCATTTAGTGTTGGAGATGTATGGGTTGCAGTGGGCTGGAGCAGTGATGTGATCCCTGCTGCAAAGCGAATGTCTAATGTCGCTGTGGTAGTTCCCAAGTCAGGCAGCAGCCTATGGGCTGATCTATGG GTGGTACCATGCGCGTCTAGATTTCAGACCGACCAAATCGGTGGCAGAACCAGAGGCCCATCTCCACTCATCCACCAATGGTTTGACTTCTGCCTGCAGAGCGCTAGGAGCCTACCCTTCCGCCAAGACATCATCCCAGGAGCATCACCTCTGTACCTGGAGAACCCTGTGCCGGAGGTCCCTCAAGACAAGAACAAGAGGAAGCCGAAGCTGGACACGAACATCGTCAGGGGAGTGCCTCCACCTGAGATCCTGGAGAAATGTGAGTTCTTAGAACCACTGTCGGGCAAGGCGTTGGAGGATTACCAGTGGCTAGTATCGAGGATGCAGAGACCACGGCTTGGTCTGTTCGGGAATGCGTTGCAAAAGATATCGAGTGTATTGGACTTGAAATCAAGATTATAG
- the LOC101774801 gene encoding multiple organellar RNA editing factor 2, chloroplastic, translating into MATAARAVVAARPARPLLPSRRLPSYSSARPPRQSGGGVGSVRCMARRPDSSYSPLRSGQGGDRAPTEMAPLFPGCDYEHWLIVMDKPGGEGATKQQMIDCYIQTLAQVVGSEEEAKKRIYNVSCERYFGFGCEIDEETSNKLEGLPGVLFVLPDSYVDAENKDYGAELFVNGEIVQRSPERQRRVEPVPQRAQDRPRYSDRTRYVKRRENQSYQR; encoded by the exons ATGGCCACCGCAGcgcgcgccgtcgtcgccgcccgcccggcgcgGCCGCTCCTCCCGTCTCGGCGCCTCCCGTCCTATTCCTCCGCCCGCCCCCCGCGGCAAAGCGGCGGCGGAGTCGGGTCCGTCCGCTGCATGGCACGGCGGCCGGACTCCTCCTACTCGCCGCTGCGTTCGGGGCAGGGAGGTGACCGTGCGCCGACGGAGATGGCGCCGCTGTTCCCCGGGTGCGACTACGAGCACTGGCTCATCGTCATGGACAAGCCCGGGGGCGAGGGGGCCACCAAGCAGCAGATGATCGATTGCTACATACAGACCCTTGCCCAGGTCGTAGGGAG TGAGGAGGAGGCGAAGAAGAGGATATACAACGTGTCCTGCGAGCGCTACTTCGGGTTCGGGTGCGAGATTGACGAGGAGACTTCCAACAAGCTCGAAG GCCTTCCAGGTGTTCTTTTTGTGCTTCCTGACTCTTATGTTGATGCTGAGAACAAAGACTATGGTG CTGAGTTATTCGTAAATGGGGAAATCGTTCAGCGATCACCAGAGAGGCAGAGAAGGGTGGAGCCAGTACCTCAGAGAGCCCAAGATAGGCCACGGTACAGCGACCGGACCCGCTATGTGAAGCGGAGGGAGAACCAGTCTTACCAGCGGTGA
- the LOC101774139 gene encoding V-type proton ATPase subunit G1 encodes MDANRRQSGIQQLLAAEQEAQQIVNAARAAKSARLRQAKEEAEREIAEYRSQMEAEFQRKVAEKSGDSGANVKRLDQETAAKIEQLNQQAASISPEVIQMLLRHVTTVKN; translated from the exons ATGGATGCGAACAGGCGCCAGAGTGGAATTCAGCAGTTGTTGGCTGCAGAGCAAGAGGCTCAGCAGATTGTAAATGCAGCTAGAGCTG CTAAGTCGGCTAGGCTTAGGCAAGCCAAGGAGGAAGCTGAGAGGGAAATAGCTGAATACCGTTCCCAAATGGAGGCTGAATTCCagagaaaggttgcagag AAAAGTGGTGATTCCGGTGCAAATGTTAAACGTCTTGATCAAGAGACAGCAGCAAAAATCGAGCAACTCAATCAACAGGCTGCAAGCATCTCCCCTGAAGTTATTCAGATGCTGCTGAGGCATGTGACCACTGTGAAGAACTAA
- the LOC101775209 gene encoding thylakoid lumenal 29 kDa protein, chloroplastic, with protein MAGAAFLSTALLGARGVAASSSSSVSSPARRHAHIQVCCKGNVEGLEAAGHDERLRFRRRDFIGSCVGTAIGLEMIEGSSKFTGEATAADLIERRQRSEFQSSIKDTLYTAIKAKPELVPSLLTLALNDAITYDKATKTGGANGSIRLEISRPENSGLSAALDLLTEAKKEIDSNSKGGPISFADLIQFAAQSALKRSFLDAAIAKCGGNEDKGRTLYSAYGSNGQWGLFDRTFGRTDAQDADPEGRVPDWSKASVQEMKDRFVAVGLGPRQLAVMSAFLGPDQAATEERLIADPDCRPWVEKYQRSRETVSRTDYEVDLITALTKLGSLGQKINYEAYTYPKQKIDLGKLKL; from the exons ATGGCGGGGGCGGCCTTCCTCTCCACCGCGCTGCTCGGCGCCCGCGGCGTCGCtgcctcctcgtcctcttccGTCTCGTCTCCGGCACGGAGGCACGCGCAC ATTCAAGTCTGCTGCAAGGGCAATGTTGAGGGCCTCGAGGCTGCTGGTCATGACGAGCGTCTGCGATTCCGTAGGAGGGATTTCATCGGCAGCTGCGTCGGGACCGCCATTGGTCTG GAAATGATTGAGGGCTCTTCCAAATTCACGGGAGAGGCAACTGCAGCTGATCTCATTGAGCGTAGACAACGCTCTGAGTTCCAAT CAAGCATCAAGGATACCCTCTATACAGCCATAAAG GCTAAGCCAGAGCTCGTTCCATCTTTGTTGACCTTGGCACTGAATGATGCCATCACATATGACAAG GCCACAAAAACTGGAGGTGCAAATGGATCTATCAGGCTAG AAATAAGCAGACCTGAAAACAGTGGGCTCTCTGCTGCCTTGGATCTGCTGACTGAAGCCAAAAAGGAGATAGATTCCAATTCCAAGGGAGGTCCAATTTCATTTGCAGACCTGATCCAGTTTGCAG CACAATCAGCACTGAAGAGATCATTTCTTGATGCGGCCATTGCCAAATGTGGTGGAAATGAAGATAAGGGAAGAACCCTATACTCTGCATATGGTTCAAACGGGCAG TGGGGCCTGTTCGACAGAACATTTGGGAGAACAGATGCACAAGATGCTGACCCAGAGGGAAGGGTACCTGATTGGAGCAAAGCTTCTGTGCAGGAGATGAAGGATAGGTTCGTTGCTGTTGGGTTGGGTCCTCGCCAG CTTGCTGTGATGTCAGCCTTCCTCGGACCTGACCAAGCCGCTACCGAGGAACGACTGATTGCTGATCCAGATTGCCGCCCATGGGTCGAGAAGTACCAAAGGAGTCGTGAAACAGTATCCCGGACAGACTATGAA GTTGACCTGATAACCGCACTCACAAAGCTGGGCTCCCTAGGCCAGAAGATAAATTATGAAGCCTACACGTACCCTAAGCAAAAGATTGACCTGGGCAAATTGAAACTGTGA
- the LOC101773732 gene encoding uncharacterized protein LOC101773732, whose product MSSSSKPNFFGRAWNRARGKSDVERICKKVFDDLADEKTELLHIDSLHVATLMVYNSINKQLGSPHKDPPCLKIIGEKVEEYRAKEGIAFTEFQEMILKWVEKDLRLVLVNKAGFAIMAAPLFAVTAKSAGRQVPRVGDAVDKVPTPLIAAAFSIGLLFLQDVWLWRQRD is encoded by the exons ATGTCATCGTCGTCGAAGCCCAACTTCTTCGGCCGCGCCTGGAACAGAGCACGCG GCAAGTCGGATGTGGAGAGGATCTGCAAGAAGGTCTTCGACGACCTGGCGGACGAGAAGACGGAGCTCCTGCACATCGACTCCCTCCACGTCGCCACCCTGATGGTTTACAA TTCGATCAACAAGCAGTTAGGCAGCCCTCACAAGGACCCTCCCTGTCTGAAGATCATCGGTGAAAAAGTGGAG GAGTACCGCGCCAAGGAAGGGATAGCGTTCACGGAGTTCCAGGAGATGATCCTCAAGTGGGTGGAGAAGGACCTGCGGCTGGTGCTCGTGAACAAGGCCGGCTTCGCGATCATGGCCGCGCCGCTGTTCGCCGTGACGGCCAAGAGCGCTGGCAGGCAGGTGCCGAGGGTCGGCGACGCGGTGGACAAGGTGCCCACGCCGCtgatcgccgccgccttctccatcGGGCTCCTGTTCCTGCAGGACGTCTGGTTGTGGAGGCAGAGGGACTGA